Proteins found in one uncultured Desulfuromonas sp. genomic segment:
- a CDS encoding M48 family metalloprotease produces the protein MMRWIAFFLIAALFTLTGCAVNPVTGKNEFALIGESTEISTGVQNYQPSRQMQGGDYTTHPQVTRYVQQVGQKLAAVSDRQLPYEFKVINDSTPNAWALPGGKIAINRGLLVELDNEAELAAVLGHEIVHAAARHGAKGMERGMLLQGAVLAASIASENSEYSALATSGASVAAQLVNQKYGRDAERESDYYGMHYMARAGYDPSAAIKLQQTFVRLSEGRESNWLTGLFASHPPSQERVDANRQTAATLPQGGTLGIKSYQQAMAPLLADREAYQAYDEGRKALTDGDTALALALAEKALRLQPAEALFHSLRGDIRFKQQRFDDAIINYDRAIARNDSYFHFYLQRGLANKQLGRTNEARADLEKSNAFLPTAPAQAALGQFALQRGNRNLAKQLFASAAQSSSAIGQQARLDFVRLDLSEHPEKYLDVDLALDRSGYLVMALTNNSGLPVDSVVVQIQFLDNSSRLRRVQTSIAGIIERDASRTLTTGIGPITTDKQREALGAQVLKADIAE, from the coding sequence ATGATGCGCTGGATCGCGTTTTTTTTGATTGCTGCACTTTTCACACTGACAGGTTGCGCCGTTAATCCGGTTACCGGCAAGAATGAATTCGCTCTGATCGGCGAATCCACTGAAATCAGTACCGGCGTGCAGAACTATCAGCCTAGTCGACAAATGCAGGGTGGCGATTATACCACCCACCCTCAGGTGACCCGCTACGTACAGCAGGTCGGTCAGAAACTTGCGGCAGTCAGTGATCGACAGTTGCCGTATGAATTTAAAGTGATCAACGACTCAACGCCCAATGCCTGGGCGCTGCCCGGCGGCAAGATTGCCATCAACCGCGGGTTGTTGGTGGAATTGGACAACGAAGCCGAACTCGCCGCGGTTTTAGGTCATGAGATTGTCCATGCCGCCGCCCGCCACGGTGCCAAAGGGATGGAACGCGGCATGTTACTGCAGGGAGCGGTGCTGGCGGCCTCCATCGCATCAGAAAACAGCGAATATTCGGCCCTGGCCACCAGTGGCGCATCGGTTGCCGCACAACTGGTCAACCAGAAATACGGCCGTGATGCCGAGCGTGAATCCGATTACTACGGTATGCATTATATGGCGCGGGCCGGTTACGATCCGAGTGCGGCAATTAAACTACAGCAGACGTTTGTCCGTCTTTCCGAGGGACGCGAGAGCAACTGGCTCACGGGTCTGTTTGCCAGTCATCCCCCGTCACAGGAGCGGGTCGATGCCAACCGTCAGACCGCAGCAACCCTGCCTCAAGGAGGCACCCTTGGCATCAAAAGCTACCAACAGGCCATGGCGCCGCTGTTGGCTGACCGCGAAGCGTACCAAGCCTACGATGAAGGACGTAAAGCCCTCACCGATGGCGACACGGCTCTGGCCCTGGCATTAGCGGAAAAAGCGCTGCGTCTTCAGCCTGCGGAAGCGCTGTTCCACTCGTTGCGCGGCGACATCCGCTTCAAACAACAACGTTTTGACGATGCCATCATCAATTATGACCGGGCGATTGCCCGCAATGACAGTTATTTTCATTTCTACCTGCAACGGGGGCTGGCGAACAAGCAGCTGGGGCGGACCAATGAAGCTCGTGCGGATCTGGAAAAGAGCAACGCCTTTCTGCCTACGGCTCCGGCCCAGGCGGCGCTCGGGCAATTCGCCCTGCAGCGTGGCAACCGTAACCTGGCCAAGCAACTGTTTGCCTCAGCCGCTCAATCCAGCTCTGCGATTGGTCAGCAGGCGCGTCTCGACTTTGTTCGCCTTGATCTGAGTGAACATCCTGAAAAGTATCTGGATGTCGACCTGGCACTGGACCGCAGTGGTTACTTGGTGATGGCGTTAACCAACAACAGCGGCCTGCCGGTTGACTCTGTGGTGGTACAGATTCAGTTTTTGGATAACAGCTCCCGCTTACGCCGGGTTCAGACCAGCATTGCCGGCATCATAGAGCGCGACGCGAGTCGCACACTGACCACCGGCATCGGCCCGATTACCACGGATAAACAGCGCGAAGCCCTGGGCGCACAAGTTCTCAAGGCCGACATTGCTGAGTAA
- a CDS encoding Bax inhibitor-1/YccA family protein: MRTSNPILKERAFAAATTDQVMTIQGAVNKTIVLLALLVIGAGWTWNLFYNQGHEAMMPWMMGGVIGAFVVAMITAFVPKFSPVCGPIYSVLEGFALGGISAFLEQRYPGIVIQAVGLTFGVLFSLLVVYKLRLVRVTQNFRSGVLAATGGIAVVYLVGLVGRFFGWQIPYIHDSGPIGIGFSVVVVVIAALNLVLDFDFIEKGDGRAAKYMEWYAAFGLIVTLAWLYLEILRLLSKLRSR; this comes from the coding sequence ATGCGTACCAGTAATCCCATTCTCAAAGAACGTGCCTTTGCCGCAGCAACGACGGATCAGGTCATGACCATCCAGGGGGCGGTGAATAAAACCATTGTGTTGTTGGCCCTGTTGGTGATTGGTGCTGGCTGGACCTGGAATCTATTTTACAATCAGGGCCATGAAGCGATGATGCCATGGATGATGGGTGGCGTCATCGGCGCGTTTGTCGTTGCAATGATCACGGCTTTTGTTCCCAAGTTCAGTCCGGTTTGTGGTCCTATCTATTCCGTTTTGGAAGGTTTTGCCCTTGGCGGAATCTCCGCCTTTCTCGAGCAGCGCTATCCGGGGATCGTGATTCAAGCGGTTGGTTTGACGTTTGGCGTGCTGTTCAGTTTGTTGGTGGTGTACAAATTACGCCTGGTGCGGGTAACGCAAAATTTCCGCAGTGGTGTGCTGGCTGCAACCGGTGGGATTGCCGTTGTTTATCTGGTCGGCCTTGTCGGGCGCTTCTTTGGCTGGCAAATCCCCTACATTCATGATTCCGGGCCGATTGGAATTGGTTTCAGCGTGGTTGTGGTGGTGATTGCTGCGCTCAATCTGGTGCTGGATTTTGATTTTATTGAAAAAGGCGATGGTCGGGCTGCCAAATACATGGAGTGGTACGCGGCGTTCGGCCTGATTGTTACCCTGGCTTGGCTCTATCTGGAGATTTTGCGGCTTTTGTCCAAATTGCGCAGTCGCTAA
- a CDS encoding chloride channel protein, giving the protein MFFSSLSRRVRLWLRTVQGGTGFRLLLLSALVGAVAGCGALAFYFATNAVDHYLLGQTAHFHPPVEGHLATKNMMPVNSLQMDVSWLLYLMPMFGGLISGWLVYRYAPEAEGHGTDGALEAFHRCGGQIRGRVPLVKTLASIATIGTGGSAGREGPIAQIGAGFGSFVATRLGLTVSTRRILLLAGMAGGIGATFRSPLGGALFAVEVLYRDPEFEHEGLIPSIISSITAYSLFGAVTGWEPLLATPHFKFEHPGELILYCALGLVCAAFGAGYVKVFYGLRDYFKRLKCPAWLKPALGGLLLGGLAMMVPQVLGSGYGWVQAALYGKMALSVMLIVAVAKIVATSLTISSGGSGGVFAPSLVIGAMLGGAFGALSEQLFPALTQDPQAYVLVGMAGFFAGVANAPIATLIMVSELTGNYGLLAPLMLVCVVAMIAMRRSGIYEKQVNGRIDSPAHFGDFVIDVLEGSRVGELENKGREATLIPVGMTLPDVLQAISTAKSAYFPVVDDDDRMLGIFSLNDIRRILNEEIPPGLVVAGDMATRQVIYATPDEALTGVMKKITSRNLEEIPVVNSAEPDRVLYMLSRRSVLAYYAEQVEKTRGQYQQ; this is encoded by the coding sequence ATGTTTTTTTCCTCCCTGTCACGCAGAGTCCGTCTCTGGCTGCGAACGGTTCAAGGTGGTACCGGGTTTCGTCTGTTACTACTGTCGGCGCTGGTGGGAGCCGTGGCCGGGTGTGGTGCCCTGGCGTTTTATTTTGCTACCAATGCTGTCGATCATTACCTTCTTGGTCAGACGGCGCATTTTCATCCTCCTGTTGAAGGGCATCTGGCCACTAAAAATATGATGCCTGTCAATTCGTTGCAGATGGATGTTTCCTGGCTGTTGTATCTGATGCCGATGTTCGGTGGCTTGATCAGTGGCTGGTTGGTGTATCGTTATGCACCGGAGGCGGAGGGGCATGGCACCGATGGTGCTTTGGAGGCGTTTCATCGCTGCGGCGGTCAAATTCGTGGCCGAGTGCCACTGGTTAAAACCTTGGCCTCTATTGCGACAATCGGTACCGGGGGATCGGCTGGCCGCGAAGGGCCCATTGCCCAGATCGGGGCCGGATTCGGATCGTTTGTTGCCACTCGGCTGGGGTTGACGGTGTCCACCCGGCGGATACTGCTGCTGGCCGGTATGGCCGGAGGGATTGGCGCCACCTTTCGTTCACCTCTTGGGGGAGCCCTGTTCGCCGTTGAGGTGCTTTACCGCGATCCTGAATTTGAGCATGAAGGGCTGATCCCGTCGATCATCTCGTCGATCACGGCCTATTCTCTGTTTGGCGCTGTTACCGGCTGGGAGCCGTTACTGGCGACACCTCACTTTAAATTTGAGCATCCCGGGGAGTTGATTCTCTACTGTGCTCTGGGGCTTGTATGTGCGGCGTTTGGTGCGGGCTATGTCAAGGTTTTCTATGGCTTGCGCGACTACTTTAAGCGGTTGAAGTGCCCGGCCTGGCTGAAGCCGGCACTTGGCGGTCTGTTGCTCGGTGGTCTGGCCATGATGGTTCCTCAGGTCTTGGGTTCCGGTTATGGTTGGGTGCAGGCGGCGCTGTATGGAAAGATGGCTCTGTCGGTGATGCTGATTGTGGCCGTCGCCAAGATCGTTGCCACCAGTCTGACTATCTCCTCAGGAGGTTCCGGCGGCGTGTTTGCCCCCAGCCTGGTGATCGGTGCGATGTTGGGTGGTGCTTTTGGTGCCTTGTCTGAGCAGTTGTTTCCGGCATTGACGCAGGACCCACAGGCCTATGTGCTGGTGGGCATGGCCGGTTTTTTTGCCGGCGTGGCCAATGCGCCGATCGCCACGTTGATTATGGTCAGCGAGTTGACTGGAAATTACGGTTTGCTGGCCCCATTAATGCTGGTGTGTGTGGTGGCAATGATTGCGATGCGCCGCAGTGGGATCTATGAAAAGCAGGTCAATGGTCGGATTGATTCCCCGGCTCATTTTGGCGACTTTGTCATTGACGTCCTCGAAGGTTCACGCGTCGGCGAGTTGGAAAATAAGGGACGTGAAGCCACGTTAATTCCCGTTGGCATGACCCTGCCGGATGTGTTGCAGGCCATTTCGACGGCTAAAAGCGCCTATTTCCCGGTGGTCGATGACGATGACCGCATGTTGGGAATCTTTTCACTCAACGATATCCGTCGTATTCTCAATGAGGAGATTCCTCCGGGGCTGGTCGTTGCCGGAGATATGGCGACACGCCAGGTGATTTATGCGACACCGGACGAAGCGTTGACCGGAGTGATGAAAAAAATTACCTCGCGCAATCTCGAAGAGATCCCCGTGGTCAACAGTGCTGAACCCGATCGGGTGCTGTACATGTTGTCGCGGCGCTCAGTGTTGGCGTATTACGCCGAACAGGTGGAAAAAACGCGGGGGCAATATCAACAATAA
- a CDS encoding LTA synthase family protein — protein MPSLLKFFPFPRYNSRFVLLTRLLQLLLVVFFLLRLYLTWVSWVDIPKSPVTLLLIFGGGLVQDLAFSLFAILPAALLLLVIPQRLLASRPLTLLSRLVVFFSMTGLAFVVAAEVLFWQEFSTRFNFIAVDYLIYRREVTQNIYESYSMAIVVASLVVASLILFKVLSAPLKCSLAATEPFSRRLTRFSGLVILAVIVGVTSPHGLVKRSTNNYVNELATNGPYQFVAAFRNNTLNYRTFYHLGDDKALSQLLRQQLRVTSPAHNLYDIARTVDVDRQAHPLNVILVTVESLSAKYLDNLPDSSPRYQGRTPFLDRLATQSLFFTNLYATGTRTTRGLEAITLSLPPTPGRSLVKRPDNGPFYSLGGVLKQHGYDTAFLYGGRGFFDNMNAFFSGNGYRIVDEGDFSDNEITFKNAWGVCDEDLFAKTLQQADEASGEHRPFFFHVMTTSNHRPYTYPDGEIDIPSGTGREGAVRYTDYALEQFFSNARHRDWFDDTIFVVVADHCAGSAGKVGLPIARYHIPLFIYAPSHIAAARYTKLASQIDLAPTLLGLLGIDYTSHFFGENVLAPGYQPRALIGNYQKLGLYRNNRLVILEPQQVISQIDDPWHSDSLEQGDPHAADVELTEAYYQGADYLIHHNLHHLDHTPRPIPSRRSTARSASVSKSNLNGLLGHLLFKAVCCGKK, from the coding sequence GTGCCATCCTTGCTGAAATTTTTCCCTTTCCCTCGCTACAATAGCCGTTTTGTCCTGTTAACCCGCTTGTTGCAACTTCTGTTGGTGGTGTTTTTTCTGTTACGCCTCTATCTGACTTGGGTCAGTTGGGTGGATATCCCTAAATCGCCAGTGACCTTGCTGTTGATTTTTGGCGGTGGTCTCGTACAGGATCTGGCTTTTTCGCTCTTTGCCATTCTGCCTGCGGCCTTGCTGTTGCTGGTGATCCCGCAACGTTTGTTGGCGTCGCGCCCACTCACTCTGCTCAGCCGTCTGGTCGTGTTCTTCAGCATGACGGGGCTGGCGTTTGTGGTTGCGGCGGAAGTGCTTTTCTGGCAGGAGTTTTCCACCCGTTTTAACTTTATCGCTGTCGATTATCTGATTTATCGTCGCGAAGTAACACAAAATATCTATGAATCTTATTCGATGGCGATTGTTGTTGCGTCCTTGGTGGTCGCCTCATTGATTCTGTTTAAAGTGCTGTCCGCTCCTTTGAAATGCTCCCTGGCAGCGACGGAACCCTTCAGCCGCCGCCTCACCCGGTTCTCCGGCCTGGTGATTCTGGCTGTTATTGTCGGGGTAACCTCGCCGCATGGTCTCGTCAAACGTTCGACCAATAACTATGTCAATGAACTTGCCACCAACGGGCCGTATCAGTTTGTGGCGGCTTTTCGTAACAATACCCTCAACTACCGAACTTTTTACCACCTTGGCGACGACAAAGCTCTGTCACAACTGTTGCGCCAGCAATTACGTGTCACTTCACCGGCGCACAATTTATACGATATTGCTCGAACGGTTGACGTTGACCGCCAAGCTCATCCCCTCAATGTGATTCTGGTGACGGTGGAAAGCCTCAGTGCGAAATATCTCGACAATTTGCCGGATTCTTCCCCACGCTACCAGGGGCGGACCCCGTTTTTGGATCGGTTGGCGACCCAAAGTTTGTTCTTTACCAATCTCTATGCGACCGGCACCCGTACCACCCGCGGACTGGAAGCCATTACCCTGTCGCTACCACCCACGCCTGGTCGTTCTCTGGTCAAGCGACCCGATAACGGTCCTTTTTACAGCCTTGGCGGTGTGCTGAAGCAGCATGGCTACGACACAGCGTTTTTGTATGGTGGTCGTGGTTTTTTTGACAATATGAATGCGTTTTTTTCCGGCAATGGTTACCGAATTGTTGACGAAGGGGATTTTTCAGACAATGAAATCACCTTTAAAAATGCCTGGGGAGTTTGTGATGAAGACCTCTTTGCCAAAACCCTCCAACAGGCGGACGAGGCGTCCGGCGAGCATCGCCCATTTTTCTTTCACGTGATGACCACCAGCAATCATCGTCCTTATACCTATCCCGACGGAGAAATTGATATCCCTTCGGGGACGGGGCGTGAAGGGGCGGTGCGCTATACGGATTATGCTTTGGAACAATTTTTCAGCAACGCCCGTCACCGCGACTGGTTTGACGATACGATCTTCGTCGTGGTTGCCGATCACTGTGCCGGAAGCGCCGGCAAGGTTGGCCTGCCCATCGCCCGTTACCATATCCCGCTGTTTATTTATGCTCCGAGCCATATTGCCGCGGCACGCTACACGAAGCTTGCCAGCCAGATCGATCTGGCTCCGACCCTGCTTGGTTTGCTTGGGATCGATTATACCAGTCACTTTTTTGGCGAAAATGTTCTGGCACCGGGATATCAGCCGCGAGCACTTATCGGCAACTATCAGAAATTGGGCCTTTACCGCAACAATCGGCTGGTGATTCTTGAGCCGCAACAGGTGATCTCGCAGATTGACGATCCCTGGCACAGTGACTCTCTTGAACAGGGCGATCCGCACGCCGCAGATGTTGAGCTCACCGAAGCTTATTATCAGGGGGCAGATTATCTGATTCACCACAATTTGCACCACCTTGACCATACACCACGGCCGATCCCGTCGCGACGATCAACAGCCCGGAGCGCATCCGTTTCGAAGTCGAATCTAAACGGGCTGCTGGGTCATCTGTTATTCAAGGCGGTCTGTTGCGGCAAAAAGTGA
- the thiC gene encoding phosphomethylpyrimidine synthase ThiC, with amino-acid sequence MTLMESARQGIITDTLRQAAEIEGVDAEWLRARVAEGTACICHNVKRKNGKPLAVGKGLSTKVNANIGTSKDDTSIDNEMEKARVAVAAGAHALMDLSTGGPIDEIRAAIIAETDACIGSVPLYQAAVDTIAKKKKAMVQMTVDEIFDGIKKHLDDGVDFITVHCGVTQITLDRMDREGRMMDVVSRGGSFTAKWMAFNKAENPLYEHFDRLLELVRPYDAVLSLGDGFRPGCLHDATDRAQIQELLILGELTNRAWDAGIQVMIEGPGHVPLDQVKANIELQKQVCHGAPFYVLGPLVTDLAAGYDHITCAIGGALAASSGADFLCYVTPSEHLCLPNVQDVHEGVIASRIAAHAADIVKQVPGAIEKDHAMAQARKDLDWEKQFELSLDPVKARERRESNKAADEHGACTMCGDLCAVKVMDERREELDKKAS; translated from the coding sequence ATGACTCTTATGGAATCCGCCCGTCAGGGCATCATTACAGACACGCTGCGCCAGGCTGCCGAGATTGAAGGGGTTGACGCGGAATGGCTGCGCGCCCGCGTCGCTGAAGGCACCGCCTGCATTTGCCATAATGTCAAACGCAAGAACGGCAAGCCTCTTGCCGTCGGCAAAGGCCTGAGTACCAAGGTCAATGCCAATATCGGCACCAGTAAAGACGACACCAGCATCGACAACGAAATGGAAAAAGCGCGCGTCGCTGTTGCTGCAGGAGCCCATGCTCTGATGGATCTGTCCACCGGCGGTCCCATTGACGAAATCCGCGCTGCCATCATTGCCGAAACCGACGCATGCATCGGCAGCGTTCCGCTGTACCAGGCCGCGGTTGACACCATTGCAAAAAAGAAAAAAGCCATGGTTCAGATGACCGTGGACGAAATCTTTGACGGCATCAAGAAACACCTCGACGATGGCGTTGATTTCATCACCGTTCACTGCGGTGTCACCCAGATCACCCTTGACCGGATGGATCGCGAAGGCCGTATGATGGATGTTGTCTCGCGTGGCGGTTCGTTCACGGCCAAATGGATGGCGTTCAACAAAGCGGAAAACCCACTGTATGAGCATTTTGATCGTTTGCTTGAACTGGTACGTCCTTACGATGCCGTGCTGTCACTCGGTGACGGCTTCCGCCCCGGCTGTCTGCACGATGCAACAGACCGTGCCCAGATTCAGGAGCTGCTGATCCTCGGCGAATTGACCAACCGCGCCTGGGATGCCGGTATTCAGGTGATGATCGAAGGCCCCGGCCATGTGCCCCTGGATCAGGTCAAAGCCAACATCGAGCTGCAGAAACAGGTGTGTCACGGCGCACCGTTTTACGTCCTCGGCCCCTTGGTTACCGACCTCGCCGCCGGTTACGACCACATCACCTGCGCCATTGGTGGTGCCCTTGCCGCCTCCTCGGGTGCCGACTTTTTGTGTTATGTCACCCCCAGCGAGCACCTGTGCCTGCCCAACGTTCAGGATGTTCATGAAGGGGTTATCGCCAGCCGCATTGCCGCTCACGCTGCAGATATCGTCAAGCAGGTTCCCGGCGCGATTGAAAAAGACCACGCCATGGCTCAGGCACGTAAGGATCTTGATTGGGAAAAACAGTTTGAGCTGTCACTCGATCCGGTTAAAGCCCGTGAACGCCGTGAGTCCAACAAGGCCGCCGACGAGCACGGTGCCTGCACCATGTGCGGCGATCTGTGCGCCGTCAAAGTGATGGACGAGCGCCGCGAGGAACTGGACAAGAAGGCCAGCTAA
- the thiD gene encoding bifunctional hydroxymethylpyrimidine kinase/phosphomethylpyrimidine kinase, giving the protein MTSSLQTTPQHIPLRGVYLITDDSPENVLLENVELALRGGARIVQYRDKIRPLNEQRQLAQKLRTLCHAFQALFIINDSARLAAEVCADGVHLGQSDGHIREARQLLGDKAIIGVSTQTLELARQAEQDGADYIGVGSVYPTGTKQDAVHIGLDDLKTIAAGVSVPVVAIGGITAARLPDVLAAGADSAAVVSAIMSDTHPEVASRELALQFQRNQPLPHGRVLTVAGSDSGGGAGIQADLKAITLLGSYGSSVLTALTAQNTLGVTAIHAPPVEFIQQQLDAVMTDIGTDVIKTGMLYSAEIIAAVAERFRSYGTLCVIDPVMIAKGGSALLQQAAIDTFIRDLLPQAYLLTPNIPEAETLTGLSITSIADMAQAAQTLQTMGARNVLVKGGHLEGDPVDLLQYGTTTITLPGQRIDTPHTHGTGCTTASVIATLLAQGVALPQAVTQAKQFITNAIADAPHIGHGHGPVNHYTAALTLVGDR; this is encoded by the coding sequence ATGACTTCATCACTACAGACAACACCACAACACATCCCTTTGCGCGGCGTTTACCTGATCACCGACGACAGCCCGGAAAACGTTTTGCTTGAAAACGTTGAACTGGCGCTGCGTGGCGGCGCACGCATTGTCCAATACCGGGACAAAATCCGTCCACTGAATGAGCAACGACAACTGGCCCAAAAGCTCAGAACCCTGTGTCATGCGTTTCAGGCCCTGTTTATCATCAACGACAGCGCCCGTCTGGCTGCCGAGGTCTGTGCTGATGGTGTTCATCTTGGACAGTCCGATGGTCATATTCGCGAAGCACGTCAACTGCTTGGCGACAAGGCCATCATCGGCGTGTCCACTCAGACCCTTGAACTGGCCCGCCAGGCCGAGCAAGACGGAGCCGACTACATCGGTGTCGGCAGTGTCTACCCCACCGGCACCAAGCAGGATGCCGTCCATATCGGCCTTGATGATTTAAAAACCATCGCCGCAGGCGTCTCAGTGCCGGTTGTCGCCATCGGCGGCATCACTGCCGCCCGCCTGCCTGACGTGCTTGCCGCAGGTGCCGACAGTGCTGCGGTTGTTTCCGCCATCATGTCCGATACGCACCCCGAGGTAGCCAGCCGCGAACTGGCCCTGCAATTTCAGCGCAACCAGCCCCTGCCCCATGGTCGGGTGCTGACCGTGGCCGGATCGGACAGCGGTGGCGGCGCCGGGATTCAGGCTGATCTCAAAGCCATCACCCTGCTCGGCAGTTACGGCAGCAGCGTGCTCACTGCCCTCACCGCCCAGAACACTCTTGGCGTAACCGCAATCCACGCCCCCCCGGTGGAATTTATCCAACAACAGTTGGACGCGGTTATGACGGATATCGGCACCGATGTCATCAAAACCGGCATGCTTTACAGCGCCGAAATCATCGCGGCTGTGGCCGAGCGCTTTCGCAGCTATGGCACTCTGTGTGTCATCGATCCGGTAATGATCGCCAAGGGCGGCTCTGCCCTGTTACAGCAAGCGGCCATTGACACCTTTATCCGCGATCTGCTCCCTCAGGCATACCTGCTGACGCCCAACATCCCGGAAGCCGAAACCTTGACCGGACTGTCGATCACCAGCATCGCCGATATGGCGCAGGCGGCCCAAACCCTGCAAACCATGGGTGCGCGCAATGTGCTGGTTAAAGGTGGTCACCTTGAAGGAGACCCGGTTGACCTCCTCCAATACGGCACCACCACCATCACCCTGCCGGGCCAGCGGATCGACACGCCCCACACTCATGGTACCGGTTGTACCACCGCCTCCGTTATTGCCACGTTGCTGGCCCAGGGCGTTGCCTTACCGCAGGCCGTGACACAGGCCAAACAATTTATTACCAACGCCATTGCCGACGCGCCGCACATCGGCCACGGTCATGGCCCGGTAAATCATTATACTGCTGCATTGACCCTCGTTGGTGATCGCTGA